The proteins below are encoded in one region of Paeniglutamicibacter cryotolerans:
- a CDS encoding M20 family metallo-hydrolase, with protein MHHPHQIPQRNTARSSKPMSEAAFLTDFHHVASFGATENKGVERQAATPEDKLSRDWFAAFAAQRDWEVRVDGIGNMFALIELVPGAPYILLGSHLDSQPLGGRFDGAYGVLAGLHAAQRVVERLRTEASTPEFNLAVVNWFNEEGGRFAPSIMGSSVFAGSMDEAKMLAVKDLAGTTVAQALEAIGYLGTDVRPELAGYAEIHIEQGRILEREGITLGAVDYSWYTQKLDIEVLGEQSHTGATAMADRHDALVAASKVVLLVHDVTAQFAAEALVSSVGQLTLEPNSPIVVARRVHLVADLRSASPQIVAEARGSLIADIAQIAKDHDIRINVNDFDVRDIQYYPEDGLELTEKVAANLGLEVRRIRTMAGHDSVAMNRIVPTVMMFIPSVDGVSHCEREFTTDADMLAGVQALSGVAWEMVHGALSPRRNAGTELFEVAAK; from the coding sequence ATGCACCACCCGCACCAGATACCACAGCGCAATACCGCTAGGAGTAGTAAACCCATGAGTGAAGCAGCATTCCTCACCGATTTCCACCATGTCGCCAGCTTCGGGGCGACAGAGAACAAGGGCGTCGAGCGCCAGGCTGCCACGCCTGAAGACAAGCTCTCCCGCGACTGGTTTGCAGCGTTCGCGGCCCAGCGGGACTGGGAGGTGCGGGTGGATGGCATCGGGAACATGTTCGCACTGATCGAGTTGGTTCCCGGGGCGCCGTACATCCTGCTCGGATCGCACCTTGATTCGCAGCCGCTGGGTGGCCGCTTCGACGGGGCCTACGGAGTACTTGCCGGGCTGCATGCCGCGCAACGGGTCGTGGAACGCTTGCGCACCGAGGCATCGACTCCGGAATTCAACCTGGCCGTGGTGAACTGGTTCAACGAAGAGGGCGGGCGATTCGCTCCCTCCATCATGGGCTCCTCGGTCTTCGCCGGTTCGATGGACGAGGCGAAGATGCTGGCGGTCAAGGATCTCGCCGGAACCACCGTCGCGCAGGCGCTGGAAGCCATCGGCTACTTGGGCACCGATGTGCGCCCGGAGCTGGCCGGCTACGCCGAGATCCACATCGAACAAGGCCGCATCCTGGAGCGCGAAGGAATCACCCTGGGCGCCGTCGACTACTCCTGGTACACGCAGAAGCTGGACATCGAGGTGCTTGGCGAACAGTCGCACACCGGCGCCACCGCCATGGCCGACCGCCATGACGCACTGGTCGCCGCCTCCAAGGTGGTGCTGCTGGTCCACGACGTCACCGCACAGTTCGCCGCCGAAGCGCTGGTCTCCTCGGTCGGGCAGTTGACCTTGGAACCAAACTCCCCGATCGTGGTAGCCCGACGCGTGCACCTGGTGGCCGACCTGCGCTCAGCGTCCCCGCAGATTGTCGCCGAGGCCCGCGGCTCACTGATCGCAGACATCGCACAGATAGCCAAGGACCACGACATCCGCATTAATGTCAACGACTTCGATGTCCGCGACATCCAGTACTACCCGGAGGACGGGCTGGAACTCACCGAAAAGGTGGCCGCGAACCTGGGCCTTGAGGTGCGCCGCATCCGCACCATGGCGGGCCACGACTCGGTGGCGATGAACCGGATCGTCCCCACCGTCATGATGTTCATCCCGTCGGTGGACGGGGTCAGCCACTGCGAACGAGAATTCACCACGGACGCCGACATGCTCGCCGGAGTGCAGGCGCTCAGCGGTGTGGCCTGGGAAATGGTCCACGGGGCATTGTCGCCCAGACGAAATGCCGGAACCGAGCTTTTCGAGGTGGCAGCAAAATGA